The region CTCCTTCGTGAGGCGCTTGATCTCGCCGAAGTCTTTCTTTCTCTGGTAGACCGCATCTTTCAGGGTCTGAGTGAGATCCTTGACCTCCTGCTCGATCTTCCCGGTCTCCCGCATCCTAGCACGGTTGATCGTCGAGACGGCGTCTTCGAGCGTCGACCGCTGCTCCTGGTTGTAGAGGATCTGCCAGGAGTGGCGTTCGTTCTCCTCCAGCCGGTCGATATCCAGCGTGCCTCTCACGCGGGAGAGGGCGTCTTCGAAGTGCTTTCCGGTGATCCTCACGTTGCCGATCGCTTGGCGCCGTTCGTCCTCGCTCTTCCTGCCCATCGCAGCAATGAACTCGCGCATGGCGGAGATCTTTGCTTCGCGGACCAGCGCCTCGATATCGGCACCGACGTAACCCTCGGTCCTGTCGACCAGTTCGTCGATGTCGACGTCGTTTGCGAGGATCTCCTTGTTCCTGAGGTACACCTCGAAGATCTTCTTTCTGCCTTCCCGGTCAGGCGGAGGGACATAGATGATCCGGTCCAATCTGCCGGGGCGAAGCAGCGCCTCGTCCAACATGTCCGGGCGGTTGGTAGCGCCGAGAACCACGACATTGTTCAGCTCCTCGAGGCCGTCGAGCTCTGTCAGGATCTGGCTTACCACACTTTCAGTTACGTGCGATGATCCTATATAAGATCCGCGTTTGGGCATGAGCGCATCAATCTCATCGAAAAAGATAATCGACGGCGCTGCTTGCCTTGCTTTCCTGAATACCTGACGAACGCCGCGTTCCGACTCTCCGACCCACTTCGAGAGAAGTTCCGGACCCTTTACGGAGATGAAATTGCTTTCGCTCTCGTTTGCTACCGCCTTTGCAAGGAGAGTCTTCCCTGTCCCAGGGGGTCCGAAGAGCAGGATGCCGCGGGGGGGTTCGGTGTCTAGGGTAGCGAATATCTCCGGATATTTGAGCGGCCACTCAACGGCCTCCGCAAGTTCGGCCTTGACGTCCTCGAGGCCCCCGACATCCTCCCATTTGACGTCGGGGATTTCTACGAGCACCTCGCGCATCGCGCTCGGCTCAACGTGCTTATGCGCTTCGAGGAAGTCTTCGTTCGTCACCCTGAGTTGGTCGATGATCTCGGCCGGGATCTCCTCCTCAATCTTAATCTGCGGTATGATCCTGCGGAGCGCGTGCATCGCCGCCTCTTTTGCGAGCAGGGCGATGTCGGCGCCGACGAAACCGTGCGTGGACCGAGCGTATTCGTCGAGGTTCACATCCTCGGCAAGCGGCATGCCGCGCGTATGGATCTGGAAGATCTGCTGCCGCCCCTTGGTGTCGGGGATGCCGATCTCGATCTCGCGGTCAAACCGGCCGCCGCGCCGGAGGGCGGGGTCGATCATATCAGGGAGGTTCGTTGCGGCGATCACCACGACCTGGCCGCGGGTCTTCAACCCGTCCATCAGGGCCAGGAGTTGGGCGACGACCCGGCGCTCGACCTCGCCTTTTACTTCCTCGCGCTTGGGCGCGATCGAGTCGATCTCGTCGATGAAGATGATCGAGGGCGCGTTCTCCTGCGCCTCCTCAAAGACCTCCCGCAGGCGCTCCTCTGACTCGCCGTAGTATTTGCTCATGATCTCGGGGCCCGAGAGCGTGATGAAATGGGCGTCCACCTCGTTCGCCACCGCTTTTGCGATCAGGGTCTTCCCGGTTCCCGGCGGGCCGTAGAGCAGGACGCCTTTCGGAGGCTCGATCCCGAGGCGCTCGAAGAGTTCGGGGTGCCGCAGCGGGAGTTCGATCATCTCCCTGACAAGTTGCAGCTCGCGGTCAAGGCCGCCGATGTCCTCGTAGTGTACGTCGGTCGCCGCCTCCCGCCGTCCTTTCTCGGGCTCGTACGGGGTCTCCTTGAGCTCGATCTCGGTGCTGTCGGTGACGATGGCGATGCCTTTCGGGGCTACCTTCGCGATGACGAACGTGAGCGGGTTGCCGAGGATGCTG is a window of Methanoculleus sp. 7T DNA encoding:
- a CDS encoding CDC48 family AAA ATPase; this translates as MANTDYVEVTIKEAAHEDAGRGIARLSIDTMKALDLVSGDVIEIQGRQKAASLIWPGFPQDTGKAILRIDGSTRSNVGAGIDDVVRIRKTEAGYAKKVTIQPTQPIRLVGGEQYLGRILRGRPVTEGQHIRVSILGNPLTFVIAKVAPKGIAIVTDSTEIELKETPYEPEKGRREAATDVHYEDIGGLDRELQLVREMIELPLRHPELFERLGIEPPKGVLLYGPPGTGKTLIAKAVANEVDAHFITLSGPEIMSKYYGESEERLREVFEEAQENAPSIIFIDEIDSIAPKREEVKGEVERRVVAQLLALMDGLKTRGQVVVIAATNLPDMIDPALRRGGRFDREIEIGIPDTKGRQQIFQIHTRGMPLAEDVNLDEYARSTHGFVGADIALLAKEAAMHALRRIIPQIKIEEEIPAEIIDQLRVTNEDFLEAHKHVEPSAMREVLVEIPDVKWEDVGGLEDVKAELAEAVEWPLKYPEIFATLDTEPPRGILLFGPPGTGKTLLAKAVANESESNFISVKGPELLSKWVGESERGVRQVFRKARQAAPSIIFFDEIDALMPKRGSYIGSSHVTESVVSQILTELDGLEELNNVVVLGATNRPDMLDEALLRPGRLDRIIYVPPPDREGRKKIFEVYLRNKEILANDVDIDELVDRTEGYVGADIEALVREAKISAMREFIAAMGRKSEDERRQAIGNVRITGKHFEDALSRVRGTLDIDRLEENERHSWQILYNQEQRSTLEDAVSTINRARMRETGKIEQEVKDLTQTLKDAVYQRKKDFGEIKRLTKELKTKIERPLPQMGTAF